The region GCACGGCGCCGAGGACGCGGCCGGGCGAGCCGAGCGTCTCGAACGGGACGCCCTCGACGAGCGCGGTCCCGGACGTCGGCACGACCAGCCCGAGGATCATCCGCAGGGTCGTGGTCTTGCCGGAGCCGTTGGGCCCGAGGAACCCGGTGACCAGTCCCGGCTCGACGGCGAACCCGAGGTCGCGGACCGCCTCGACGGTGCCGAACCGCTTGCTCAGGCCGTCGACGGCGATCCGCCCGGAGTGGTCCTGCACGCGTCGTTCCCCCCGATCGTCGATGCGGCTCCATCCTGCCCACCACCGCGCGAGTCGGCGCGTCCGGGGCGGCCGACCTGCCGGATTCGTCCTGTTCCGAGGGGTGTGCCGGACGCTACGATCCGCCCCGATCGTGTGGCCCCGACCACACCCCGCCGTCGAGGAGTCCCCCATGACCGACGTGTCGCTGATCTCCGACCTGCTCCCCCACTGGACGGCCGCGCGGCCCGACGCCGAGGTCCTGCGGTTCGGCGACCTCACCCGGACCTGGACGGAGCTCGACGAGCGGGTGCGCCGCCTCGCGGGCGCGCTGCGCGCCGCGGGGATCGGCCCCGGGGACCGGGTCGCGGTGCTCGACCTCAACCACCCGTCCTGCATCGAGCTGACGCTCGCGTGCGCGCGGATCGGCGCCGCCAATGCCGTCGTCAACTTCCGGCTGGCGCCGCCGGAGATCGTCTACGTGATCGACGACGCCGCGGCGCGGCTGCTCTTCGTCGGGCCCGAGTTCGCGCCGGCGGTGGAGCAGGTGCGGGAGAAGCTGGCGGCGGTCGAGCGGGTCGTGCGGGTCGGCGGCGGGGACGACGAGTTCGAGGCCTGGCTGAGCTTCCCACGAGCCGGACCCGGACCTGCACCCCGCGGCGCCGGACGACTGCGTCGTGCAGCTCTACACCTCGGGCACCACCGGCTTCCCCAAGGGCGCGATGCTGACCCACCGCGGCCTGCTCGAGCACGCCCGCAACAGCGCGGCGGAGTTCGGGATGACCGCCGACGCGTCGGTGCAGGTCGCGATGCCGCTGTTCCACGTCGGCGGCACGAGCTACGCGCTGGTCGCGCTCACCCACGGCGCGCGGATCGTGCTGCAGCGCGTCCCGGACCCCGCCGCCGTGCTGGAGGTGCTGGAGCGGGAGCGGATCACGCACACGTTCCTCGTCCCCGCGCTGATGGCGGCGATGGCCCAGGTGCCCGGCGCGGCGGACCGGGACTACTCGGCCCTGCAGGTCCTCTCCTACGGCGCGTCGCCGATGCCGCTGCCGGTGATGCGGGCGAGCCTCGCCCTGTTCCCGGGCACCCTCGCGCAGGTCTACGGGATGACGGAGGCCTGCGGCGTGGTGAGCACGCTGCCGACCGCCGACCATGAGGACCCGGCCGTCGCGCACCGGCTGGTGTCCGCCGGGACGCCCATCCACGGCGTCGAGATCGAGATCCGGGACCCCGCGAGCGGGGAGCCGGTCCCGACCGGCGAGCCCGGCGAGATCTGGGTCCGCACCCCGCAGCTGATGAGCGGCTACTGGCGCAAGCCCGAGGCGACCGCGGCCGCCGTCACCCCGGACGGCTGGCTGCGGTCCGGCGACGGCGGGCACGTCGACGCCGACGGCTACGTCTACGTCACGGACCGGATCAAGGACATGATCATCAGCGGCGGCGAGAACATCTACCCCGCCGAGATCGAGCGGGTGCTGGCCGAGCACCCGGCCGTCGCGGACGTCGCGGTGATCGGCGTGCCGCACGAGCGGTGGGGCGAGGTGCCGAAGGCGATCGTGGTCGCGATGCCGGGCGCACAGGTGGACCGGGAGGAGATCCTGGCGTACTGCCGCGCGCAGCTCGCGTCGTTCAAGTGCCCCGCGAGCGTCGACGTGGTGGACGAGCTCCCGCGCAACCCCACCGGCAAGATCCTCAAGAAGGACCTCCGGGCGCCCTACTGGGCGGGCCGGGAGCGGACCGTCGTGTAGGAGTTGACTCGCCGGTAACCTTCGTCGGATGAAGCTCTCGACGCAGCTGCAGTACGGCGACGACCCGGTCGCGAACGCCGAGTCCGTGGTCGGCCTGGAGAAGGCCGGCCTCGACGTCGTCTGGGTCGCGGAGGCCTACAGCTACGACGCCGTCTCCCTGATGGGGTACCTCGCGGCGCGCACCGAGCGGGTCGAGATCGGCTCCGGGATCCTGCCGATCTACAGCCGGACCCCCACGCTCACCGCGATGTCCGCGGCCGGCCTGGACGCGCTGTCGAACGGCCGCGCCATCCTCGGTCTCGGCGCGTCCGGGCCGCAGGTCATCGAGGGCTTCCACGGCGTCCCCTACGACAAGCCGATCACCCGCACCCGGGAGATCATCGACATCTGCCGCAAGGTCTGGCGCCGCGAGCGGCTGGAGCACGACGGCCTCTACCCGATCCCGCTCCCCGAGGGCCG is a window of Pseudonocardia sp. T1-2H DNA encoding:
- a CDS encoding AMP-binding protein, producing the protein MQLYTSGTTGFPKGAMLTHRGLLEHARNSAAEFGMTADASVQVAMPLFHVGGTSYALVALTHGARIVLQRVPDPAAVLEVLERERITHTFLVPALMAAMAQVPGAADRDYSALQVLSYGASPMPLPVMRASLALFPGTLAQVYGMTEACGVVSTLPTADHEDPAVAHRLVSAGTPIHGVEIEIRDPASGEPVPTGEPGEIWVRTPQLMSGYWRKPEATAAAVTPDGWLRSGDGGHVDADGYVYVTDRIKDMIISGGENIYPAEIERVLAEHPAVADVAVIGVPHERWGEVPKAIVVAMPGAQVDREEILAYCRAQLASFKCPASVDVVDELPRNPTGKILKKDLRAPYWAGRERTVV